caaatattacTGGTCCGATGACTTTCTCCTCCCAGTGCAATTTTTCACTTCCTGTTCTAACCTCTGGTTACTGGGCTGCGCTCTACCCTGGAACTGGCCCCTCCCTGCATGTCTTCCTGTGTAAGGGAGACCTTTGCAGAAGGCCTCTAAATGGGTAGGCAAGTCACAGCTACCATAGCAagtaatttcatatttattttgcataagattttaatttgtatatttttgtgatttattttggCAGTTATGAGTTTGACTCTTGGGGAGTTTTGTTGTTATGACTCTTGTGTCTTTTGTCACAAAACAATGATAATATTTGCTAAACAATATATGGAATTTATTTTTGATtggtaataaaaaatgaaatgaaatcttGGTGAGTCTACAATTTGCCTGTTTGAGTTCTGTCAATATTCAATATCTATCATATAACTAACTATAAGTGACTGATTGGCTCTCACTTTTGTCAGGGCAAGCGGCAAGTATTCTGGGGCTGTTTAGCAGtaagaagaaagcaaaaatggctctggccagttggcttagtggcagtgtcggcccagtgtgtggatgtcatgggttcgattttcggtcagggcacacaggagaagccaccatctgcttctatacccctctccctttcccgtctatctctctcttctcctcctacagccaaggctccattggagcaagttggcccagtcactgaggatggcatcatggcctcacctcaggtgctaaaatgtctccagttgcaatggagcaatggccccagatgggcagagcatcatcccctagtgggctagccagctggatcctggtcgggtgcatgtgagagtctgtctctttgcttccccacttctcacttaagaaaaaaaaaagcaaaaatgaaatttacaaaatatatataatcaaggcTGTCCTCACAGGAGATGCTAGACATACATGGCAAATGTGTTCTGTTTCCATAATTAGGAATCCTGCCTGCAGGGACTGAAGGTGGCAGTTGAAGTGGGAAGACTGTACCTCTTCTCTCCCCTGGGGGCTGATGGAGAAAGGAGCTTGACCAAAAATAGGATCACACTGTTTATAATGTGCAGTTGCCTCCTGGTCTCAAAGTAGGAGTGCTCATCCTGAGGAGCCCACCTGAGAGGGACCTCACAACATCCATTCCTGTGGTAGCCACAGGTGCTGTGGCTGTAGTGTGTGATTGACCTAAgccaggggctcaagccagccaggcTAACAGAGGTGCCAAATCGGGGGAATGTTTAAAGAAAAGGAGGTACTTCAGTAGGCAGAGAGGACATTCcagataaaaaataacaaatgtcaaAGTTGTGTGTAGGTGGGAAAAGTAAATGtcatccatcttttttttttcttgacagagggacagagatgagaagcatcaattctttgctgcggttccttagtctccttagttgttcattgattgctttctcatatgtgccttgaccctgggcaggggaggggggttacagcagagcatatgaccccatgctcaaggtggctaccttggggttttgaacctgggtcttccacatcccagtctgatgtgctatgcactgcaccactgcctggtcaggctcatccctCCTTGTTTCACATGTTAAAGCCCCTGCTGCATGCCAGGTGCCACCAACCCCTCAGTGAGTTTAGTGAGGAAGTGCCCTTGAAGGAGATAGTCACACAGGACCCTTGGATTTgttgcttcctctgcctggaacactttcCCCAGGTCGTTGTGAGGTTCACCTCCTTGCTTGATCTAGGCCTGGGAGGGTGATGAGATACTATATAGGTTGCGTCGGAATCCAATATCCACGCCCAGTCATGCTTCACTTTTCTCCTTGGAGAAACCTGGATCACTCCACTTAAAACAGCATGGGTCCCAATCCCTGTTTCCTCGTCTTGTTTTTCTCCATAGTACTTACTGCCAATTAACATGCAATTTGTACATATTCTGTTGTCCCCATATTAGAATCTAAGCTCCAGGAGAGCTGGGACTTTCTTATTCCCACATATTCCAGCACTCAAACAGGACCTGGTACATTGTTGCAAGCACTCAGTACaggaaatacttgttgaatgaatgaatgtacttATTGCCATAAGTAAGTACTGGATGCTATTGGTGAGGAACACTTAGCTCTCATAACCTTAACCCAACCTAGTCATGATGGTGAAGGAAAACCAGctggaggaagtgacatttgcAGACCAGAAGATGGTATTAGCCAGTAAAGTCACAAGAGCTATAGGTTTAAAACTCAAGATATTGGATAAAACATGGAAATGTCTCAAACCAAATGACCAGTGAGGAAAATGGCCCAGGAAAGGTCAACAAGGGACCTGATGATCAAATGGCAAGTGTCTCCATTGATGCCGTGACTAACCAGGGAGTGGGATAAGAAAGGTCCAGCCCTGCGGACGAAGTTGGGAAAATAGAGAGCAGTTTTGCCCCGTGCTGGATTCTTTGTCTTTAGATATTGACAGTTCAAATGACCATTTGTGCTTTCCAAGTGTGATCCAAATTGCTCCCAAGTATCTGTCCAAAGTTTTCCCAACAAAACAAGTGATAGGTCCTTTCCCCAGAAAGTCTGAGACCAGGGAAGAAGTAGAACTGGAGTGACATATCCAAGCGTTCCTGACAGAGCAGCTGTCTCCGAATGTGGCAAGAATAGTGTGGCCTGGGAAGGTGACGAGATACTATGTAGGTCGCGTTGGAATCCAATATCCACGCCCAGTCATGTTTCACTTTTCTCCAGGAAAATAACCCAAGTAGCGACGAAGATCCCAGGGAGTAGGGATCTCGTGTGTTTCTATCCTTTCCTCCAAGGGCTATGTCTCTGTCCTTGGACTACAACGGGGTCGGAAGCCATCAACAAGCATCTTCCCGAATCTTAGCTGCCCGGAGCCCAGTCCCGGGTCTCCCTTTTTGCCTCCAGTTGGCAGTTTCCGGGCCCCTTCCTCATAAAGAAGCACGTCTGCCTACACCGAGACCCAAGCCTGCAGCCTCTCGCCCTGCACCCTAGCCAGGGACTTCTCAGAGAGGCCGGCCTCACGCGCTCAGGGTGCCGGTGCAGCAAGAACCGCACCCACCCCCGGAGCTGCCAGCCCCGCCCCGGCCCGCGCCGCTTGTTTATGCCCTGGCGCAGCCTAACCCGACCCTGGGTCCGCCCCCACGCGTCGCTCATTGGCGGAGGGAGCTCTAGGCCGGTGCCCATTGGCCGGTGGAGGCGGAGGTAGGCTGCACGGAGGCCGAGAAGGGCAGCGGGAGATGGCGGCAGCAACGGTGGCAGGGCGGCTTGGCTGGCTTGTGGCTGTGTTCTGCCTGGGGCACGCCGTCGGGGAGGCGGCGCAGAGCCCGCAAGTGCTGGGCGTCTGCTTGGAGCAGGCCGGGGCTGCGGCGTGGGCACGCGGAGGGGAGGTGCCGGCCGCGCCCGAGGCCACTTTCCGCCTGCGCCTCTTCGGCTTGGGCTTCGCTAACAGCTCCTGGTCCTGGGCGGCCGCCGAGGGGGAGGGCTGCCCCGAGGGTGGGCCGGCCGCAGCGTCCTGGGAGGCGGCGACCCCGACTGGCGAGTGGCGCGCGCTGTTGCGCCTGCGCGCCGATACCGAGCGCCCGCACTCGGCGCTGCTGGCGGTGCGCGGGGAGCCCAGCGGTGCGGCGGCCCCTGCGGGCCAGTGGCGTGCGCTGCTGCGCCTGCGCGCCGAGGCCGTGCGCGCGGAGCCGAGTGGCTCCGCGGCGTTCCAGGAGGCGGTGCCCCCTTGGGCGCTGGGCCTGGGGGCAGCGGGGCTGCTGGCGCTGGCGGCGCTGGCGCGGGGCTTGCAGCTGAGTGCGCTGGTGCTGGCACCGGCCGAGGTGCAGGTGCTGCGTGAGAACGGCTCGGAGGCAGAGCGCGCGGCGGCGCGGCGCCTGGAGCCAGCGCGGCGCTGGGCTGGTTGTGCCCTTGGCGCGCTGTTGCTGCTAGCCAGCCTGGCGCAGGCAGCGCTGGCGGTGCTGCTGTACCGCGCCGCCGGTCAGCGTGCTGTGCCCGCCGTGCTGGGCAGCGCGGGGCTCGCGTTCCTGGTGGCTGAGGTGCTGCCTGCCGCTGTGAGCGGACGCTGGACGCTGGCGCTAGCCCCGCGCGCTCTGGCGCTTAGCCGTTTGGCCGTGCTGCTCACCCTGCCCGTGGCCTTGCCAGTGGGGCAGCTGCTGGAGCTGGCGGCACGACCCGGGCGGCTGCGCGAGCGCGTGTTGGAGCTGGCGCGAGGCGGCTGCGACCCCTACAGCGACCTCAGCAAGGGGGTGCTGCGCTACCGTACGGTGGAGGACGTGCTCACGCCACTTGAGGATTGCTTCATGCTAGACGCCGGCGCTGTACTGGACTTCAGCGTCCTGGCCAGCATCATGCAGAGCGGCTACACGCGCATCCCCGTGTATGAGGAAGAGCGCTCCAACATCGTGGACATGCTCTATCTCAAGGACTTGGCCTTCGTGGACCCCGAGGACTGCACGCCGCTCAGCACCATAACCCGCTTTTACAACCATCCGCTTCACTTTGTCTTCAATGATACCAAGCTGGACGCCGTTCTGGAGGAGTTCAAGCGAGGTAACGTCCGGGATTCGCGGAGGGGACCCGAAGGCTTTTGTCCTCCTGTAGAAAGGGGTTGGGAGGTAATCGAATCCACTGGGGAGAGGTTCCTAGCCCTGTGGAGGGTAATGAGACGTCTCTGTGACCTTTTAAAGAAGATGATGGCCTTGCAGCTCTGAATGATTTTCTGAAATATTGAATGGCTCTCGTTCAGAAGGTGACAATACTTGAGAGAGCAAAATCCTTTTCCTGATAGGCTCCCAATTTTGGGAGGTATGTCCACTAGGCTCTAACCACTAGGCCAGTTCTTTTCCTCTCCAGATCATTTTTATGGGCTTTGGCTTTGTAGCCGGTCCAAATCCTTGGATAGAAACTAAAAGAATGTAGGAAAAACTGGTTTCCAGATACCTAGATGTTATTATCTGCCTACACATACAGGCACACCTTAGAGATATTATGGGTTCCGTTACAGACCACTGCAGTAAAGTGAGTcttaatctttttgctggtggagggtcatgccttcaatttataaaaatgcaatacctgtgaagatcaataaaacaaggGATGCCTGTAATGTCAAGTTAGTTGTGTCTGTGATGTTTCCAGTTCATCCTTGTCAAGGTCACTGATAGGTTGCTTGCCTTCCTGATAATAGCAAAGGGAGTGATGGGCAAATACCTTACTGCAGGTGTGGGTGAAATAGCCACTTTGATTTTGCCAAAAGCAGCTTCATGGATGCTGATTTAGTCTCCCCCCTTCAGCTGTCTTCAGAAAACTTCCCCTTTTCTAACCCCAAATAAGGTCTATCAAATTGATGTGTCTGAGCAACTCTTAAGATTGCAGGTAAAAACCAAGACCTACCCTTTCAAGTGTGAaagtgtgggctcctctcagtccttTCCATGCCAGGATTGGGTGTGCTCCTTGGAGCTTGGCTGCTCCTTGGCCACCAGCCATGTTTCTTATACCTGAACTCCTGCAGGATTTTGGGTGGGTGTAATCTAAAAGGCCGCATAGTGTGAGAGGGCTAGTGAGCAGAGCTCCCTGATCTTCCTGGCAGCTCTGAGGTTTCCTGT
The Saccopteryx bilineata isolate mSacBil1 chromosome 3, mSacBil1_pri_phased_curated, whole genome shotgun sequence DNA segment above includes these coding regions:
- the CNNM3 gene encoding metal transporter CNNM3 isoform X1, which encodes MAAATVAGRLGWLVAVFCLGHAVGEAAQSPQVLGVCLEQAGAAAWARGGEVPAAPEATFRLRLFGLGFANSSWSWAAAEGEGCPEGGPAAASWEAATPTGEWRALLRLRADTERPHSALLAVRGEPSGAAAPAGQWRALLRLRAEAVRAEPSGSAAFQEAVPPWALGLGAAGLLALAALARGLQLSALVLAPAEVQVLRENGSEAERAAARRLEPARRWAGCALGALLLLASLAQAALAVLLYRAAGQRAVPAVLGSAGLAFLVAEVLPAAVSGRWTLALAPRALALSRLAVLLTLPVALPVGQLLELAARPGRLRERVLELARGGCDPYSDLSKGVLRYRTVEDVLTPLEDCFMLDAGAVLDFSVLASIMQSGYTRIPVYEEERSNIVDMLYLKDLAFVDPEDCTPLSTITRFYNHPLHFVFNDTKLDAVLEEFKRGKSHLAIVQKVNNEGEGDPFYEVLGLVTLEDVIEEIIKSEILDESEDYRDTTVRKKPASLSAPLRRKEEFSLFKVSDDEYKVKISPQLLLATQRFLSREVDVFSPLRISEKVLLYLLRHPSVNQEVRFDESNRLAAHHYLYQRSQPVDYFILILQGRVEVEIGKEGLKFENGAFTYYGVSALTAPSSVHQSPVSSLQSLCHDLQSEPADGSCLSTYCPDYTVRALSDLQFIKVTRLQYLNALLATRARNLPPSPENLDLHVIPGSQTRLLGDRTTTAAGSILCRPSLPTEESPGRNPGV
- the CNNM3 gene encoding metal transporter CNNM3 isoform X2, which translates into the protein MAAATVAGRLGWLVAVFCLGHAVGEAAQSPQVLGVCLEQAGAAAWARGGEVPAAPEATFRLRLFGLGFANSSWSWAAAEGEGCPEGGPAAASWEAATPTGEWRALLRLRADTERPHSALLAVRGEPSGAAAPAGQWRALLRLRAEAVRAEPSGSAAFQEAVPPWALGLGAAGLLALAALARGLQLSALVLAPAEVQVLRENGSEAERAAARRLEPARRWAGCALGALLLLASLAQAALAVLLYRAAGQRAVPAVLGSAGLAFLVAEVLPAAVSGRWTLALAPRALALSRLAVLLTLPVALPVGQLLELAARPGRLRERVLELARGGCDPYSDLSKGVLRYRTVEDVLTPLEDCFMLDAGAVLDFSVLASIMQSGYTRIPVYEEERSNIVDMLYLKDLAFVDPEDCTPLSTITRFYNHPLHFVFNDTKLDAVLEEFKRGKSHLAIVQKVNNEGEGDPFYEVLGLVTLEDVIEEIIKSEILDESEDYRDTTVRKKPASLSAPLRRKEEFSLFKVSDDEYKVKISPQLLLATQRFLSREVDVFSPLRISEKVLLYLLRHPSVNQEVRFDESNRLAAHHYLYQRSQPVDYFILILQGRVEVEIGKEGLKFENGAFTYYGVSALTAPSSVHQSPVSSLQSLCHDLQSEPADGSCLSTYCPDYTVRALSDLQFIKVTRLQYLNALLATRARNLPPSPENLDLHVIPGSQTRLLGDRTTTAAACPIDLSLFGTFGNCS